ATGCCGCGGGGCGAACGTAGCCGCATGCAACCGGGTTTCAGGGGAGAACGAACTCGGGGTCGATATGCTCGTCGAGGTCCACCTCGACCAGCAGTTCGTCGACGCCTTCCAGATCCGCTGTCGTCATCGGGCGAAGCAAGTCGGGGCAGGCGGTGATCTGGCGGTCGAGAAAAGCGAGGAAGGCGCCGAGGGTTTCGTCGTCGCCTTCGACAGAGCCTGATGATTGGAGAGGTTCCATTCGCATCTGTGTTTGTGGTCCCAAAGATCATGGCTTCGCGCTGGTCGCGGACGCAGGCGCCGCGGGCGCCGGCCGCGGGGCACGCGCGGGGGCCTCGCGGCGGAGGATGGCGCGGCTGAGGCGGTCGTGGGGGACCTGCCAGCGCGTCGCGCGCCAGCCGCCGCGCTCGATGGCGGACGGGCCGCCGCGCTGCGGGCGCAGCGCGGCCACGTAGGGCTGGAAGTTGGAGCCGGGGTTCCAGAGGATCCACCCCTTCAGCCCGGCGTCGTACGTCGCCTGGATCTCGTTGCGCAGGCTGCCGGCCGTGTAGGTCACGCCGTCGTGCAGGTAGTCGGCGGTGAAGGCCTGCAGCCACGGCGTGATCTGGGCGGTGCGCCGGCCCTGGCGCGACACCTGGCGCTCGCGCTGCACCCCGTCCTCCAGCGCGATGCGCACCACCTCGTACGGGTGCGCGTCGGGGAGCGAGAAGCCGTAGTATCCCGCGTAGTAGTGCGACGGGTACACCATCGGGTGCACGTTGTCGGCGGCCTGCACCACGTTCTCCCACAGCTGCCCGATCCCCATGTCGTCCTCCACGTTCGTCATCACCCCGAAGATGTCGGCGCTGACGGGGGCGTGGTACGCGGCCAGCTGCTGCCTGGAGTAGACGATGAAGTCGCGGATGTTGTCCTGCCGCGACTTTCCGCCGCTACCGGGGAAAGCCATCCGCGCGCGCACGGCGTCGGTCACGTCGGGAAAGCGCACGTAGTCCCACTGCACCTCCTGGAACCCCATCTCCAGCGCCTCGCGGGCGATGGCCACGTTGTAGTCCCACACGCGGCGGTCGTACGGGTTCACCCAGGGCTTCCCCTTCTCGTCCATCCACACCGCGCCGCCGGTCGTGCGGATCGCCAGCTCCGGCTTCTTCTCGGCCAGCATGCGGTCCTTGAAGACGACGATGCGGGCGATGGGGTAGATGCCGTGCGCGCGCAGCGTGTCCAGCAGCGCGGGCATCCACTTCGACGCCGGCCGCGTGTCGGCACCGATCTCCTTTGCCAGGGCGATGTCGGTGGAGTCGTACGTCAGATAGGTGTCGCTCTCCTTCACGTCGACCACGAAGGCGTTGATCTCGGTGGTGTCGGCGATGGCGATGAGGCCGCGCATGCGCGAGCGCGAGCCCGCGGCCCAGCCGTTCACGTACAGCGCGCGCAGCGAGTCCGGCCGCGTCATGCGGAGGCCGCCCGCGCGCGGAGCCGCCGCGCTGTCCCGCCGCGCCGCGGATTCCGTCGCGGAGTCGCCGCCCGCGCGTACGGCGGACGCCTTGTCGCCGCGCGCCGGCTGCCCGTCCGAGGCGCCGCACGCCGCCGCCACGGCCGCGAGCACGAGCGCGCCCGCCAGGCGCGCGGTTCCGCCGATTCCGAACATGAGCTCCGGCCGGGTTGTGGGGATGGGAAGATCGGGAACGATACGCCGCCCCGCCGCGCGCCGCATCCCCGGCCAGGTGTGCGGGGATGGAGATCGGTCGCGGGCCGGACCTCTCACCGGCGACTGAAGTCGCAGCAACAACCACGGGAAGCCTCGCAAACCGCGCGAGGCTGTTCGGCTCGGCAGCCGGTTCCGGGATCCGGAGGACAGGCTCAAGTCATCGGGGACGCGCGGTGGCATCCATCGGCGCACTCACGCACTTCCGCACTTCCGCACTTCCGCACTTCCGCACTTCCGCACTCACCAACGAAAAAGCGAGCCCGGAACCCAATCCGGACCCGCCGCTGCACCGACGCGAAACGAAGACGCACCTCACATCCCGGTGCTGTCCTTCTTCATCGTGTCGTGCTTCATGGTGTCGGAGCCCATGTTGTGCCCGGCCATGGCCGAGTCGGCGCCGGTGGGCGCGTACGGCGGGGTGG
Above is a genomic segment from Longimicrobium sp. containing:
- a CDS encoding putative glycoside hydrolase; translation: MFGIGGTARLAGALVLAAVAAACGASDGQPARGDKASAVRAGGDSATESAARRDSAAAPRAGGLRMTRPDSLRALYVNGWAAGSRSRMRGLIAIADTTEINAFVVDVKESDTYLTYDSTDIALAKEIGADTRPASKWMPALLDTLRAHGIYPIARIVVFKDRMLAEKKPELAIRTTGGAVWMDEKGKPWVNPYDRRVWDYNVAIAREALEMGFQEVQWDYVRFPDVTDAVRARMAFPGSGGKSRQDNIRDFIVYSRQQLAAYHAPVSADIFGVMTNVEDDMGIGQLWENVVQAADNVHPMVYPSHYYAGYYGFSLPDAHPYEVVRIALEDGVQRERQVSRQGRRTAQITPWLQAFTADYLHDGVTYTAGSLRNEIQATYDAGLKGWILWNPGSNFQPYVAALRPQRGGPSAIERGGWRATRWQVPHDRLSRAILRREAPARAPRPAPAAPASATSAKP